From a single Papaver somniferum cultivar HN1 unplaced genomic scaffold, ASM357369v1 unplaced-scaffold_19, whole genome shotgun sequence genomic region:
- the LOC113338383 gene encoding UPF0503 protein At3g09070, chloroplastic-like produces the protein MNKTWRKKQKMKKRENGRNSASMRVETRAGRRFRETQSEIADYGYGRRSCDTDPRFSLDAGRMSLDAGRMSLDAGRMSLDAGRMSLDAGRMSFDDPRHSWDEPRASWDGYLMGRMFPRIPPMVSVTEDAPAPVHRIDNQIPVEEPFTDDITMAYPGGSFQTKDYYADSLKRKSLDRSNSVRKMVAEVDEMKFVSNSKVSPANIDYFNVTKLDRDSRESTSNSLRDDRSESFDSSFRDIAGDHRKGGKKSRRWSKAWSIWGFIHRKGGNKDEEERYCRGNVVDRSFSESWPELRRDINEEARMGYNRNSFRSNSSVSWRHSSSNNGGLFGSRRKSSAETNGHSKKRKEEFMLERNRSARYSPSNVDNGLLRFYLTPLRGSRRNGSVKSKPNNSHSIAKSVLRLY, from the coding sequence ATGAACAAAACCTGGAGGaaaaagcagaagatgaagaagcgTGAGAATGGAAGAAATTCAGCATCAATGCGAGTTGAGACAAGAGCTGGGAGGAGGTTTAGGGAAACTCAGTCAGAGATTGCTGATTATGGGTATGGAAGGAGATCTTGTGATACTGATCCTAGGTTCTCACTTGATGCTGGTAGAATGTCACTTGATGCGGGCCGAATGTCACTTGATGCGGGTAGAATGTCGCTGGATGCTGGGAGGATGTCTCTAGATGCTGGTCGAATGTCATTTGATGATCCTCGACACTCTTGGGATGAACCCAGAGCTTCCTGGGATGGATATCTCATGGGGAGAATGTTTCCGAGGATTCCGCCTATGGTTTCAGTTACTGAAGATGCTCCTGCACCTGTTCATCGCATAGATAATCAAATTCCTGTGGAAGAACCCTTCACTGACGACATTACAATGGCATATCCTGGAGGATCATTTCAGACGAAAGATTATTATGCcgattccttgaaaagaaagagtcTCGATCGTTCCAACTCTGTTAGAAAAATGGTAGCAGAGGTTGATGAAATGAAGTTTGTTTCGAATTCTAAGGTCTCTCCTGctaatattgattatttcaatgtAACCAAGTTGGACAGGGATTCGAGGGAGTCTACTTCGAACTCTCTTAGAGATGATAGGTCTGAGAGCTTTGACTCATCATTCAGAGATATTGCTGGAGATCATCGAAAAGGGGGGAAGAAGTCTCGTCGGTGGAGCAAGGCTTGGAGCATTTGGGGGTTTATACATAGAAAAGGGGGTaacaaagatgaagaagagagatACTGTAGAGGGAATGTGGTCGACCGCTCGTTTTCAGAATCTTGGCCTGAGCTGAGGAGGGACATAAATGAAGAAGCCAGAATGGGTTATAACAGGAATTCCTTCCGTAGTAATAGCAGTGTGAGCTGGAGGCATTCGTCATCTAACAATGGTGGTCTGTTTGGGAGTAGAAGGAAGAGTAGTGCCGAGACCAATGGGCATagtaaaaagagaaaagaagagtTCATGTTAGAACGAAATCGGAGTGCCAGATATTCTCCAAGCAATGTTGATAACGGACTCTTAAGGTTCTACTTAACTCCATTGAGGGGAAGCAGGAGGAATGGCTCAGTGAAGAGCAAGCCAAATAATTCACATTCTATTGCGAAGAGTGTTCTTAGGCTGTACTGA
- the LOC113338485 gene encoding protein TIC 20-II, chloroplastic-like — protein sequence MASSSSSPSSSGTISARDRLVSALVYIIPFLNGLNYGTYLFAKYPLLELVFDPIVPLLSFYKPVPSVGLFAFLTLYIGIVRDRNFSRFVRFNSLQAMVLDFMLVVPSLARTILVNADPFAEEIGLKFQLLKVSHDVTFIVIVLAFLYAFSRCVLGRIPEFPGITNAVEWQIFAVDRQL from the coding sequence atggcatcatcatcatcatcaccatcttcgtCGGGAACAATTTCTGCGAGAGATAGATTAGTTTCAGCTCTTGTTTACATAATCCCGTTTTTGAACGGATTGAATTACGGGACGTATCTATTCGCGAAATACCCGTTATTGGAATTAGTATTTGATCCAATTGTGCCATTGTTGAGTTTCTACAAACCAGTACCAAGTGTTGGTTTATTTGCATTTCTTACTTTATATATTGGTATTGTGAGAGATAGAAATTTTAGCAGGTTTGTTAGGTTTAATTCATTGCAAGCAATGGTGCTGGATTTTATGTTGGTTGTTCCATCTTTAGCCAGGACAATATTGGTGAATGCCGACCCGTTTGCTGAAGAGATTGGATTGAAGTTTCAGTTGTTGAAAGTGAGTCATGATGTTACGTTTATTGTCATTGTGCTTGCGTTTCTTTATGCGTTTTCGCGTTGTGTTCTTGGTAGGATTCCTGAATTTCCAGGTATTACTAATGCTGTTGAATGGCAAATCTTCGCCGTGGATCGCCAACTGTGA